One window of the Chryseotalea sp. WA131a genome contains the following:
- a CDS encoding DUF2309 domain-containing protein has product METSTSIFNEHQVIHDLKHYLPAQAPLKDFIHHNTLHAFQHLKFKDGVRHAAEILGYRSSLSISDFRKLFATGQIKEEILDRIIREKKGNQFEEWKRKVVEHKYTNTSLPRIGALRSQWKSQYHIDLDSMVQPILFRILCSYLDQGISIWNFPIREKTFLASLQEMERNSFSSFFRKDRAKALLLETTCEITDLLKIVVGDESLYKRYLFDQQFAHQGWSGMVSTIEDQPFTILDPRKLSMHDLIVFELLMEIDALDYEFGKNWQPLATRLSDKPIDLFASVPEQEMHEVLFLWQEAFEWSYHDQVLAGIAQKKNPPKQYPSKSFQAMLCIDDRECSFRRYLEEFDDHAETFGTPGFFSVEFYYQPEGGKFYTKLCPAPVTPKYLIKGIGGDKRKKDAYLSKASHSIYGGWLISQTLGFWSAFLLFLNIFKPSMGPATASSFKHMSKKSKLTIENENLENRENNLQIGFTIEEMTNRVEALLKSIGLVKEFAPIVYVIGHGSSSVNNPHYAAYDCGACSGRAGSVNSRVVSFMANHQRVRELLKARGIEIPETTQFLGGLHDTTRDEIVFFDEDSLSHSNKQGHSKNELIFAKALDYNAKERSRRFESIDSHLQPASIHEKIRTRSVSLFEPRPELNHATNALCIVGRRELTKHLFMDRRSFMNSYDYRVDLDGKFLVNVLRPVGPVCGGINLEYFFSRVDNQKLGAGTKLPHNVMGLVGVANGIDGDLRPGLPSQMIEVHDPVRLMVIVEHFPEIVLQAISKEAPTYEWFINEWVRMVAIHPETRQLYLFKEGIFSEYQPMVKEVAKAANLKTIFEEHPENLPVYELESI; this is encoded by the coding sequence ATGGAAACATCAACATCTATATTTAATGAGCACCAAGTCATTCATGACCTAAAGCATTATTTGCCAGCTCAGGCGCCACTCAAGGATTTTATTCATCACAATACACTCCATGCCTTTCAACATTTAAAGTTTAAAGATGGTGTTCGGCATGCGGCTGAGATTTTGGGTTACCGATCCTCTCTTTCCATTTCTGATTTCAGAAAGTTATTCGCCACTGGCCAAATCAAGGAAGAGATTTTAGACCGCATCATTCGTGAGAAAAAGGGAAATCAGTTTGAAGAATGGAAGCGAAAAGTAGTTGAACACAAGTACACTAACACTTCTTTGCCCCGCATCGGTGCACTGCGAAGCCAGTGGAAAAGTCAATACCACATTGACTTGGACTCAATGGTGCAACCGATTTTGTTCCGCATTTTGTGCAGCTACTTAGATCAAGGCATTTCCATTTGGAATTTTCCGATTCGGGAAAAAACATTTTTGGCATCCTTACAAGAGATGGAGCGCAACAGCTTTTCTAGTTTTTTTAGAAAAGATCGTGCGAAAGCCTTGCTGCTTGAAACCACATGCGAGATTACAGACTTGCTAAAAATAGTGGTAGGCGATGAGTCGCTTTATAAACGCTATTTGTTCGATCAGCAATTTGCTCATCAAGGCTGGTCGGGTATGGTCAGCACAATTGAAGATCAACCGTTTACGATTTTAGATCCGCGTAAGCTTTCCATGCACGATTTGATCGTGTTTGAGTTGTTGATGGAAATCGATGCCCTTGATTATGAGTTCGGAAAAAATTGGCAGCCGCTGGCAACTCGGTTATCGGATAAGCCAATCGATCTGTTTGCCTCTGTGCCCGAGCAAGAAATGCACGAGGTGTTGTTTCTTTGGCAAGAAGCATTTGAATGGAGTTATCACGATCAGGTGTTGGCTGGCATCGCCCAAAAGAAAAACCCACCTAAGCAATATCCTTCCAAAAGTTTTCAGGCGATGCTTTGCATTGATGATCGCGAATGCTCCTTTAGACGATACCTTGAAGAATTTGATGACCATGCCGAGACGTTTGGAACGCCTGGTTTTTTTTCCGTAGAGTTTTATTATCAGCCGGAAGGAGGAAAATTTTATACCAAGCTTTGCCCCGCACCGGTTACACCTAAGTATTTAATCAAAGGCATTGGTGGCGATAAACGAAAGAAAGATGCTTACCTCAGCAAGGCGAGTCATTCGATTTACGGTGGTTGGCTGATTTCCCAAACACTCGGATTTTGGTCGGCCTTTTTATTGTTCTTGAATATTTTCAAACCATCCATGGGGCCCGCCACCGCTTCTTCGTTCAAACACATGAGCAAGAAGTCGAAACTCACCATTGAAAACGAAAATTTGGAAAATCGTGAAAACAATTTGCAGATTGGTTTCACCATCGAAGAGATGACCAACCGCGTGGAGGCGTTGCTAAAAAGCATCGGTTTGGTAAAGGAATTTGCGCCCATTGTGTATGTGATTGGTCATGGGTCGAGCAGTGTCAACAACCCGCACTATGCGGCCTACGATTGCGGGGCCTGTTCAGGCCGCGCAGGTTCTGTAAACTCACGCGTGGTTTCGTTTATGGCCAACCACCAAAGGGTACGCGAATTGTTAAAGGCAAGGGGAATTGAAATTCCGGAGACCACACAATTCTTGGGCGGCTTGCACGATACCACGCGCGATGAAATTGTTTTCTTTGATGAAGATTCCTTGTCGCATTCCAATAAACAAGGCCACAGTAAAAACGAACTGATTTTTGCCAAGGCATTGGATTATAACGCCAAAGAACGTTCACGCAGATTTGAGTCAATCGATTCACATTTGCAACCAGCCTCCATACATGAAAAAATTCGCACGCGGTCAGTATCGTTGTTTGAACCACGGCCGGAGTTAAACCATGCGACCAACGCACTTTGCATTGTGGGTAGGCGTGAGTTGACGAAACATTTATTTATGGATAGGCGCTCGTTCATGAACTCCTATGATTATCGTGTGGACTTGGATGGAAAATTTTTAGTGAATGTGCTGCGCCCGGTTGGCCCTGTGTGCGGTGGCATCAATTTAGAATATTTCTTTTCACGTGTTGATAATCAAAAACTAGGAGCCGGCACCAAATTGCCTCATAACGTGATGGGGCTGGTGGGGGTTGCCAATGGCATTGATGGCGACCTGCGCCCCGGTTTGCCCAGCCAAATGATAGAAGTGCATGACCCGGTTCGCTTAATGGTGATTGTGGAGCATTTTCCGGAAATTGTTTTGCAAGCTATTTCCAAGGAAGCGCCTACCTACGAGTGGTTTATTAATGAATGGGTTCGGATGGTGGCCATACACCCTGAAACGAGACAACTCTATTTATTTAAGGAAGGGATTTTTAGCGAATATCAACCAATGGTAAAGGAAGTTGCTAAAGCAGCTAACCTGAAAACAATCTTTGAAGAACATCCTGAAAATTTACCCGTGTACGAATTAGAAAGCATTTAA
- the aroQ gene encoding type II 3-dehydroquinate dehydratase yields MKIQIINGPNLNLLGKREPEVYGSTDFETFFENLRNSFSTIEIEYYQSNVEGELINKLQAVGFSYDGIILNAGAYTHTSIAIHDAIGAITTPVVEVHISNIYAREEFRHKSLITSKCKGLITGFGLEGYALALLYLINKK; encoded by the coding sequence ATGAAAATACAAATCATCAACGGCCCTAACTTAAATCTATTGGGCAAACGCGAACCAGAAGTTTATGGCTCTACGGACTTTGAAACCTTTTTTGAAAACTTGCGAAACAGTTTCTCTACTATTGAAATTGAATATTACCAATCGAATGTGGAGGGCGAACTCATCAACAAACTACAAGCGGTTGGCTTTTCATACGATGGCATCATCTTAAATGCGGGTGCCTATACACATACTTCCATTGCCATTCACGATGCCATTGGTGCCATTACCACACCTGTGGTGGAAGTTCATATCTCCAATATTTATGCGCGTGAAGAATTTCGTCACAAAAGCTTAATCACCTCAAAATGCAAGGGCCTCATTACAGGTTTTGGATTGGAAGGGTATGCGTTGGCGTTACTCTATTTGATTAATAAAAAGTAG